The genomic DNA GGTTAAAGGTGGACGGTTTCCATCCCGCTTCAGGCTGTCAGATCCTGGGTTAGCCTCTTCTCTCACATCGGGGAACCATTAGAGAGTTTTTTAGGCTCAACACACGGCACcaagaaaatcaaattaaaacacagatACCCTCCTCCTTGGTGTTATAGTTGTCGGTAAAGTGACCGGTCATGACCCGCGTATTCCTCCTGGAGAAGCATTGATCGAGGAGTCAAAAGTTGGAAAAAAGAACGTGGAGGGATGCGCGCGCACACGAAAACAGAAACCTCCAGAAATGACGTGTGTCCGCGCGAGGATGCTGCGCTAATCAGTCTTAAGGATGGGTGAAGGCTGGATGAGGAACGTgcatgcaggaggaggaggaggtagggTGTGATGCATTGCaacagagggatggagagagagagagagggaggaggaggaggagtgaaggAGGTATAGAGACGTTGTTATGGCAACAGTGAttttatgtaatgtttttatCCTTAAAACCCCCCCACGTGTTTGCTAAGAAATCAGTGTTGTCATTGATataacagaaaaactacaacatgttttatagatttttttcttgttttggtttGCTTGGATCAGCATGACTGATGGAATCCAAgaaaatatcataaaaaaaagtctaaacacacagtccaaaactgttaaaaacaaacacacgatACAAGATTTAAAGGCTTATTGGACGATAACGCCGGCAATACATGTGTTGAAATGCAAGATTGATGTAAATACAGttctaaaacaacaaagtgtaaAACAATTAAAGTCAGAAGTGAGacataaaaaagtcaaatgtacaATCATTACAAATGCAAATATAGCCTACTACATAGAAGGTGTCGTATGTGGTGGGTTCAAAGAGGAGCAAGCCATagataaaacaataaagtcTTTCAAACTGTGTATTCTTGTTATGTCAAACATTAGTAGTCACAGTTAAAAATGACTAAACGATAACAAAAGATAACATAACTTTAAGAACATATgagtaataaaacaaatcaaagagagTAACTTCTCAGTGTTTATTGTAGCCATTTTTTCAAGCATGAGAAGTTActttctttggtttgtttttttactcttaaaaGTATGTTCTGAAAGTTACGTTATCTTTGAATCTTTTTTAGCTGTAAATAAGACAAAGTGATAGAAAACTTTAATTTCAGTGAGGTACATTATAGTTTGCTGTACTGTCACTTCTTGAGAAAAAGCTCATCCCACTAAACgccattgtttttaaatccacatgTAACCTGATGAAGAGGTGTGATGCCTTTTTCCTCTGACTCAGCTCAGAGGGGAAACTGTCCtccgtgtgggtgtgtgtgtgtgtgtgtttgctgatcCTTTGGCCATTTCATTATGCCAGTAGTGAGGATTACTGTGCTGATTGCATCCCTGTGCGGGTCCTTGAAAATGCATCgttcactgagtgtgtgtgcttgtgtgtacgTGTAACTGTGTGCTAAAGTGTGAATGACCCTTCTGTCCCTAATTCCACCAGCATCCCTTTCAATCTTTGTAAATATGTGGATTCAATTAAATCAGAGCAACAAGTTAGGATGAATGTCGCTCGTTGAAGTAGACACATTGACgacaaacttgtttttatcaatctttttgtttctgatcAATCATAGCTTCTCAAGTATCtaaagtttacaaaaaagataaaagtttgATGCAATGACATATGAGACATTTTGACTACTCTAGTCATGTGATCACTAGTTGTCAAATGGTTAAAATCACACAGCCTTCTAGTTTTGATAGGTTAAAAGCCTACAATGGTTCACATACTGTGCACAATGTTTGCATAAATATCCTTTCTACTCTTTCTTTATGTGTTAGCTTAGTAGTCCTTACCTATCGGGACAGACATGCAtcagtacattttatttgaatcttttaTCCCTTGATGACGAGTAcattaagatttatttctcGTCTTATTTATCTCGTTATTTCGGCAGACCAACGTTGGTTTCCAGGTGCTAACGAGATCATTTCTTGAGTTCCTGAGAAATCACAGAACAATTTGAATCCTGTTATGACGAAACAAATAAATTGCGATCTTGagacaacaaccaaaaaaattTAGTTGAATTCGATGTATTGATGCCTACCCGTTTAGGGCTTCCATACAGTTAAAGCTTTGATGTGTATCCCTGTGTGCGTGCTTTTAAAATACTATGCAATTCAGTGTTTGAGAACACGTATAAAGCAGATTCTTTTAATATCAGTGATGGCCCTGTTGTGCAGTGACACTTGGCCACCATTAGATGGCgatagagttaaaaaaaaaaaaaaacagaagcagaagaaCACATTTCAGATGAATGAGGAAGTTGagggtgacttttttttctgatggaaAGTGAATCCTCTATCATAGATATCAACAACGTAGTCTCTCTATTCCAGCCAGATGTTGACAAACTCAGCTTCTGCACTTCTGTACAATTATGAGTCCCAGCAGGACGGTGATGGGCACCAGGAGGAGAGAACCATACAGGGGCCACGGCTCTGGAAACACCTCTACACCTGGAACAGAAACCAAAGAAACACTGATCGGACCTGCAATCATTGAACAGTTACAGTTTTCCAAATGTCTTGACTTTTTGTGCTACTTCGTCCTTAAAGAgtgaatgtgaaacattttaccTAAACAACAGGAAAGTAAGCGCTTGTGTAAGAGAGTCTAATCAGCGGCCGTTGGTAACACTGAAACTGAAACAGTGTTCTTAGCACCTTGGGCTTCTTCAGTTGatgatggaaaaagaaaaaaagagaatttatCTAAATTAAGTTGAAGTGTGGGGGTCTGCAGGACATGTTTGACACATCAGACTGAACCTCTGCACCCACCAACCAGGCAAAGTAAGTGTTTCCATACAAGGCATTTATGGTTTTGGCTAATCTGCTGAACTGCTTTCAGGTCATTCAGTTTGTTAAAGACCAActttaaatcaattcaaaacAGCCCTTCAAAACTTTCACTTATTCAAGGAAGTTATTTTAGGGTCTTGGGGACAGTATTAATGGATTTTctcaagacaaagacaaaatctgtgtttgtgataAAAACACGTTATGTGCGTTATAGAAGGGCCGTGCTGATGGGGGGAATTCAGGCCTGAGGGAACACGAAGGGGCCTGATTTGGGGAAAAGCCATCGAGGGAACAAAGAGATGAGCCCTGCATTTCTTCATGTCTTTAAACAATTCTCCAATGCCCTTTTCCTCTTCATACTGGCCCTTAAAAGATTCCCTCTTAATAGTCTGCTTCTGTGTGTGACAGGTAGCAGAATCCACATTTAGGTCcatgcaaaaatatttaaataaatgtgaaaatatgaagCTTCAGCAGTCTGAGCCAGAACACATAGGATTAAATACTCCAAAGTGTTTGTAgtttgaaccccccccccccccccccccccttttatttttcttgaacaGTGTTTCCTTACTGATCTGCAGTGTGGGTTTTTCACATACAGTAGAAAGGACAATTAAATGCTTAGCAAAACTGTCGGATACCGTCggattgttttaaatgaatcatattttctttttcccgTTTGAAGAGTAGGCATGTGCATGCATAGATAACCAGTGCAGATCAGGAGAGAGATATTTACCCGATGGATTATTTTGGAAGCTGCTTTTAGTTATCAGATCTGCATTCAGGTGCagctgacactcgtagtttccACCGCCCCTCACATGTACGCTCTTGGAGAGTGTGACGTAgggcagagctgcagcagcttcttctggACCACAGTCACCAGTTTCCAGTTCGGAACCCTCGTGAAAAATGGACAAAACCACAGCCGGACCCCTGGTCACCTTGACctcacagcagagcagagagtcgTCATGAGCGGTGATGTTAAAGATCATGCTGTCTGAAAGTGGACAGTGACAGACATACGTTGTAGTAAGTCATGGAGCTTCATTACTTTACCTTTACTGATTCTGCTGATGTTGccaaacttaaataaataactaacaGCCATTAAACTTGTGGTAGAACTTGTCTCCACTGAGTGAGACTCTGCTGTCCACACGGTCTGTATAAGAGTCAAAGCCTTCTCCAAAAATATGGTAACCTCTCAGTTTTGGGGGGAATAATAGGCtactagagcctgaccgatatTAGCATATGAAGTGAATATCTGTATCGGCTGATTTTATCTCTGATACGCGCAGatatttctagatttattcacctgtcaaaaagcatttaatttgagtatcattgtttacactagcagttctctttatGGATGTccccagcagagggtgctatacGGATTACAACTAGcatatcactctccagagtgtcaatcagtgatgcacgtacatgcttaCTTTCCGGTGGAGCGACCGTCTTTTGTGACGTTGTTTGATAACTGCACTTGAGGGATAAACgcaaaaaaatgtgtatatctatctatttttaaagatttaagatTGAAGACAGATCTAAGAAAGAAATCACCTGAtatttctcttcctaatatcggTATCAGCCCCAAAAGTCCCACATCCGTCGGGCCCCTAAATCATACGACCATTATCCTGAACTTTTAAGCCTATATGCATTGTCTAACTCGATATAACTCCAGTATATGCTTAGGTTGGTATAAGATTGACCAAATGTTACGGTGACAATATGTGTATCATCTTCGTGTAGCTGTGAGAGGATTTTCCCCTTAAACCAAAGATTCATGCTGCATGGGGTGTAATCTGGTTCATTTAAAATTCTAATTAATttactgtgtgtatctttgttCTAACTTGTATTTGGATCCATCTAAACCCGATTATTCAGTCACATGAGAACAAGGCACATTAAAGACCTCATCCTGCCTTGTAGTTCTTGTCTTTCCTTGTAGAGATACTGTATTGAGAGTTTAACCCCTTGGCCTAAATCCTACTTCTCAGGTTATCTTGATCATTCCATTGAACCAAAACTTTTCCCAGTTCCTTATCTTGAGCTAAACCCTACAGAAGCTTGAAATGAACTAGTAGATGAAACATGCATTCATATCATTATTTGCCTTTGCTGCTAAGCATTGGAAACTGGAAAATATCTAGAACCTTGTATTTACCGTAAACCATCAGTAAAGTTGGTTTGCCCTGCTCCCTGAACTTTTTCCCCTCTGTGGTGATGGAAAGTTTGCACAAGTACTTCCCGCTGTCGTCCCACTGCACATTCTTGAGCAGTATGGACTTGTTGAAGGAGTCTTCATTACTGTCCATCAGTGCTACACGGCTCTTGTAGCTCTTTGAGCTGGGCCACAGTCTGGCACTGTCAGAGTCTCCTTTTAAATGGTCCCAATACAGAACCGGTTGGGCCGACATCTTCTCATCAGGAGATAGAATGAGGTTGGACTGTAGCACAACAGCACGTCCGAGGGCAGCCATTATCACAGGAGGCTGGTGGACTGTGACCAGGGAGCATGTACCTGCAAAACagtcagaaataaaacaatgacagGATGTTAGTTAACCATAATAGTTTCCGTTCAAACCCTACCATCACTTTGTCAACCACTAAAATGCTCATCCCGTGCCTGTGCAGCTTACactaatagaatagaatatggaatagaatagaattactttattgatcccaaactgggaaattgtggcgttacagcagcaggttatccaacacacaatatgagtaaaaaaaacaatgttagcaaatctaaacacaatataaaattaactacaaagtaaataagtactaaaagatataaaaaataagaatgtgaatatatacaaccaggatttaactaagcattactagtcttaaataggaagattaaatatggaagattgaatgtattATGATACATACATATGTAATATTATGACCAATTACTATGAATGTCATGGCCCCCCCTGGCCATCAGCCACCAATGTATCATggcaaaatctttttttattttgtacacagTCCATTTACACACAttgttttacacatttaatatatacacacacaaaagttaAATTTTGCCAAAAGGAAACACGATTCAGGTGCAGCTCAGATTAAAAAGAAACTGCATTCTAACGTCACaaccctctctctttttttataccaacgagtattttttttatacaaagagTCATGCATGATTAGGGGAGTGACTGATGTCAGTGCTGGTTTATCAGGAGggttaaggcccgcctcagctgcaCCTCAGCATCTGTTTTTAGATTGACAGAAAGTttggttgagacagcatttccaatatggtgaccgccatccACAGTGCGTTTCAGAAACCAAAGGGTGACGTCATtaagactacgtccatgttttatacagtctatatcaataacaaagtgaaaacactgaatttccccttggggattataaagtctgtcctgtaaACCTCAGCCCTTTAAACTGCTATACGCAGTTATATTCCCAGAGAAGAAGTGAAAATAGACTTTAAAGGTCAGACGGGGATCTTCTAATAGCTTCAAAAGAATTTGTTATGGTGAGCATCGAGTATGAGGATCTGTGTCCTTTTTGAGATTCAACCTCCTAAAACATTGGTCTTTGGCTCTCCAGAACTGATCAACAACCTGACAAGAAAAGTTTTCACATGAcaagtattttaatttttaattcatCTAAAACAGTGTGGATGAATGATCTTTCAGATTTTATCAATCAACAGAAAAAGATAGTTTGAGGATAAAAAATGAACGCAAAAACAACCTTAatattaaaggcttaatatgcgattttttcacacttaaatgtaatagaaatcaagtatatcctctgaaaataactctgtgagtcatgactgtctacaatgggtgtaacaccggagtcccactgtctgtgatgctttccgagttttccgagtcctatcttcagtttgtttacatcgcccggacggccggtcGTAAGCATTTCTAGATCATtttgggtaaatttacatgcagtgtgaagatacgagcataataaagatcgctagcattagcatgctaacacaacaatgcatgcTGGTGCACAAGGGctacatctgctggatcaaaaaatcgcagaGTAAGCCTTTAATGGGGCGGCTTTGGCtctgttggtagagtcggtcttcTCTCAACCAGATGGTTGGGGGTTTGACCCCCAGCTCtttcagcaacatgtccgatgtgtcctttggcaagacacttaaccccaaattgctcgcGCTGCTTGGTcagcggcatatgaatgtgtatgaatggattcaTTACTTCTGATTGCAACtttagcaacctctgccatcagtgtgtgaatgggtagggttgacctgcggtgtaaaagtgctttgagtagtcaggagactagaaaagctctatacaagctcaagtccatttaaggATGTCCtgcatatacattttttaaccccCAAATTATGTGGATGTTGTGTCTGACAGCTGTCCAAAATGAATGGCATTTTATGAAGTAAAGCCAAACTTCTACCGCTCTTCCATCGAGAGCCTGCTGCTGTACTACATCACAGTGTGGTACGCCAGCTGCACTGAAGCAGACAGAAAGGGGCTTCAGAGAGTAATAAACACAGCATAAAAGATCATCGGCTGCACACTCCCCTCACTTAAGGACATTTATAACTCCCGCTGCCTGAACAGAgcaaaaaacattgtaaaggaCAGCTCACACCCCGGCTTTCATCTGTTCGACATGTTGCCCTCTGGCAGACGCTACAGGTCTGTCAGAGCACGGACAAACAGACTCAAGGACAGCTTCTTCCCCAGAGCCATAACCACACTGAACAGCAGTGTCGAAGCAAAGAAACCACAATAGAAATTCCCATTAGCTGAACACTTTCAGGAAATGACGTCAAAAGTTTGtccttttattttagaaatgtttgacaGGCTCATAATGTCCTTCAATTGAACACTTCGGTTTCAACACACTGTGATGAAAtactgcatatatatatatatatataaattaggATAACTTCAGGAGCCCTAGAATAAATACACATATTTTTGAATCTCTAAACCACAGCATCTTTATACATCTTACCTGAGATCAGAAGGTAGAGAATCATCAGTTGTGTCTGTCCCCATTTTGTCAGTTTTAAGCTGTGATGCGTCTCAGATAGTATCACTTTAAACATGCCTGTTGACTAAACACACAAGGTGCCACATGCTCTGAGTGAATAAAAATGATGTGCATTCAtatgtacccccccccccaaaccacagacacacacagaaacacggaAGCACAtgcacacttaaacacacacaaagacacttcCTCTGAGGTTTATATAACTGTGTGAGGGTGTTAAGCCGTTTATGCTTTTCCCACTGAATGCAGATGCTGGGCAACACAAGCCCACCTGCTCTGCAAGAAGATATGCATGACACCTTCACACCCTCCAATTTTAGGCAAGTCAGAAGCACATGTGGTGGGGATGcaaagggaaatgttttttagaACAACACTCATATAAATCGTATGCCACACATATTTGTTCTGCtttattaaaactttaaatggTCGAAGAAAATATGTTGTGGCTTGATTTGACCAAagctcacctgtctgcctgCACAAATATTATCATGACCATTCAGAAAGGATGAATATAACTTGTATCAAAAATCATTACGTAGTGCATGTTGTTCTTAACTTTGAGCCTTTCCTTAAACCTGTATATCAAATTATAAACACCACCATAGTTATGCAGAAATAAAACCATATTACAGTGATTCCCAAACTTAAAAGCACTACCCCTAGAGGTTACCCGGTGTTGTGTCAAGGGGTATGTGTAttacagcaggagctccacgtGATCACTTTTTGCCCCAGTTAAGCCCCTGTGATATTCATATTGAAGGCAAAACGTCACAGGGGCTAGATATTGAATCATATCCCGCCCCCATCTTCAACTGTAAAACGGTGGGTAATGAAGAGAGCCCCCAGTGTGTATTATGCGTCAAACCGCATGAAGTCCAACAAGTTAAGATGTCACTTCCTGCACACAAAGAGAAGTCTGACTTATAGATTTACTCTTCTTTTGTGCCCAAACGAGTGGCTTTACCAAAGTTGCATCTGTGCCATCAAATTCTCAGCTGGCCTCTTCTAAAGTGGCTTACTGAGTAGCTCAAtgtaaaaaacatgtaaaaacatttagacTAAATGCAGATCAAAGCTGGACATTAGAATTATTTCATTGAGTCAGACCGTTGAAGGCCACCTTGCAGTGTCACTTTTAATCCAGATTCAGATTCAAACAGATTTATGCTACATGAAGTGCAGTTTGGTTTTGACAGTCGACCCAGACCACACATAGCCTACATTTACAACACACAGCAGACAGGAGTGTGTTagggagaaaataaataaatcactacCTTGACAGAAATGCACACTGGCTCCCTCATGTGGCTTCTTGAataatgatgcacacacactgggttggttaaagattaaaatacaaagtttaagtttaaaacattaaatgaataaatgactaactaaataaataattagGCCTCATATGGGGCATTCTAGGATGCATTACACATTATATTGTATTAATAAATTCTGAGAATGTGTACAGGCTTTAGCCTACAAGTCCAAATTAGTGTggttaaacacagaaacataaaataaggtaacataataaaaataatctttcaTTCCAAGTGACCACTGTCGAGGTTTAACAGCCTGATGGCAGAAAGAATGAAAGTAGTGACTGAAACAAAATGTTGCGTGAAGAACTCCATTACCCATACAGCCTTCTTCCAACGTTGTACGTCATGACGTCATTCGGAAGGCATATTTCAACATGGAGGATATCGTCGCTGTTGAAAAGATCCCGGTATGAATCAGTGacattgtttcctgttttgctcTTAACATTTTGCAGTTTCTTTTGGTACGCTTTGgtaaatctttacatttttacgCGTCGCTGCCCGTGATTGCGAGTCGTAATATGTAACTGTTTGGTTTTGGCTGGTTTTAGATGCTGAAACGTAAACCTGCCTGTTCATTCTCGGTGCAGTTGCTATGTCATGCACGTAAGCTAGCTGCTAGCATTAGCGCAATTGTGGAacgggttttgttttttttgtttgtgttttgtaaacgTCTTGAAATATTCGGATATTATTTATTTGGATCATGTTAGTGAGGTAGCTGTTTTCGAGCTAATGCTAACTgagcttgtgtttttatttgttgtcaaAATTTAACATCGACTAGTTTCTGTAGAGAAAAGACGTCTGTTCCATAACTACATTTTATCTGTTTACTTTGCGTCCTGCTGCTCCAGTTATTGCTTTGTTATTAAGACGATTAATGAATGTtgatataaatgttttatttctgtgttcacAGGAAGACATGCCGGCAGTACTGACATCCAGACCCCAGACAGGCCTGTCCTTCCTGGCCCCAGAACCAGAAGATCTTGAGGACCTCTACAGCAGATATAAGGTCTGACACCTTCTTTAGAAACTTCTCTTGAAATGTTAAACCTTACCTTACCAAAAGCCATGTTTCATTCATGACTGAATTCACATGTTTAGGCCATAACTCTGAACAACAGCTCaccatcatgataatatctgtctctccttactgtaatctgttctgcacatgttcaatttacaaattatccctgcactcatgttcacttcatttgtctgtctactcgcctttatattgtatagtttctgcttattatatgtctacactcatgcactttaacttatgtcaatactgtccattgtcctctgtttttgcacatttacatttaatc from Labrus mixtus chromosome 11, fLabMix1.1, whole genome shotgun sequence includes the following:
- the LOC132983636 gene encoding uncharacterized protein LOC132983636, which produces MFKVILSETHHSLKLTKWGQTQLMILYLLISGTCSLVTVHQPPVIMAALGRAVVLQSNLILSPDEKMSAQPVLYWDHLKGDSDSARLWPSSKSYKSRVALMDSNEDSFNKSILLKNVQWDDSGKYLCKLSITTEGKKFREQGKPTLLMVYDSMIFNITAHDDSLLCCEVKVTRGPAVVLSIFHEGSELETGDCGPEEAAAALPYVTLSKSVHVRGGGNYECQLHLNADLITKSSFQNNPSGVEVFPEPWPLYGSLLLVPITVLLGLIIVQKCRS